The Brassica oleracea var. oleracea cultivar TO1000 chromosome C6, BOL, whole genome shotgun sequence genomic interval ATGTAAGAGCCATGTATAACATTTCGCTTTGTTACTCGGTTGGAGAAGGGTTACCACAAAACCGTAAGCTAGCAAGAAGGTGGATGAAACGCGCAGCTGATCATGGACACAGTAAAGCTCAGTTTGAGCATGGCCTTGCCTTATTTTCTGTAAGTATATCTCTAATCATACCTCAATAATTTTTTTTTTTGTGCAACCCTCAATAATCAATTCAACAAAAGGCGTGTTAGAGCTCTACTTTTGGTTTATATAGACCATGTTAGAGTATTGTCTCTGACTTGATGAAAAAAATAGGGGAAGTTTGCAATAGAGTTGGATTTTCGATTTTAGGCTTATGCAAGGAGTTTGAGATTGAACTGATGATGAATCTATGATTTGGATGAGCAGGAAGGAGCGTTGTTGAAAGCAGTAATGTACTTAGAACTCGCTGAGCGTGGTGGCGAGTCGGGTGCGAGTCATGTCAAGGAAGTTATACACCAACAGCTTTCTGCACCTTCTCGTGATCATGCCATAAACCAAGCCAATAACTGGCGTGCGTTACCAGCTACTCGCTGAGTCTCCATCGAGGAGTCATAGTAGCTCTTTGTAATAACAGTTTGGTGATACGAAATATCATATATGAAATTTGTGCCTCTTTTTTCCCGTTCTCTTAACATTGTTCAATTATTCAATACTTCAGCAGCTAATGTGACTCGACCTTTCAAAAATCTCCCCAACATCTACTGAATTGCGTGAAAAAACAAGAACCAGCGAAAACGTTAAGGCAAAAATTCCAGAATCTCAATGTCATAACAACCATGTTCCAATCTCCAAAACAGGGATAAGTTTTAGTGAAGATTCAACAATAAAAAGCAAAAATGAGAAAATAAAACTTGTGATAAACCTAAGCAGTGAGCACCACGGCACCGCCAGCTTCCTTGATCTTCTTCTCAGCAGTCTTCGAGATAAGCTTGGCCTTCACCACAAACGGCTTGTTCTCAGGCAAATGACCTTTCCCCAACACCTTAAAGAACCCGTGCTGCGTCACGTCGATCAACGGAACCTTATCCTTCGTAGCCTTCGCCTTCACATCCTCAGGGACCAACGACCAAAGCCTGTCGAGGTTCACGATCGGGCAGAAGAACTTGTTGCGAAGCTTGTGGAAGTACCGCATACCGACTTTACCGAAGTAACCGGGATGGTACTTGTCGAAGAGGATCCTGTGGTGGTGCATACCTCCTGCGTTACCACGACCTCCGGGATGCTTTCGGTGCTTTCCGACACGACCGTGTCCGGCACTGACGTGACCACGCTTCTTCCTGTTCTTCTTGAATCTGGTCGTCATTTTCGCCGATCTCTCGAACCTTTCCCTCCTGCGGCTAGGGCTTCTGTAGAAGAAGAAGCACAGATTATAAAGACTAGAGGATATTCACTCACTCTCTGTGAGCATTCCTAGGGTTTTCATTTTTAGCTGGACCCTTTTGTGATATGGGCCTAGTGCGGTAAAAGCCCAATAAAACATGTGTTTTCATTTTGAGCGCTCTCGAAACGACGTCGTTGAACAAAAAGGTTTCCTTCAAAGAAGAGTGAGTTCACCACCATATGATCGAATCTCCCACTCCTAGGTTACGAAGGTTGTTTAGGTTTTTTGTTGATTCTTCACTCCATACTCCATAGTACAGACACAGCGTTTTCTTATAATTATTAGGGGTTATTGGTTGTTGTATTTAGTGGATTTGAAAATCCGAACTAAATCTAATGTTATTGGTTTTATGATTTTCAAATCTGTATTAAAATCATGTGTTATTGGTTTAATGATTCATAAATTCTATATCAAATCAAGTGTTATTCAATCGTTCGGATTTACTAAATATATTTGATTTAATAATGGATTTGAATGAATTTGTTTGGATTTTTTAGCTAAAAATACAAAGATTCAAATCTGAGGGAAAACCTCCGGATTTGCATATTTTACTTGTATTTATAAATACTATATGGATTTCTAAATCAATCAAAATATGTAAACCAACTGATTAGCATCATGGAAAACGTTCAAGACGACACACAGTTTGACAGAATTTTTTAAGTCAAATGCAAAATAGTTAATGGGCCGGCCTAATATATTATTTAAGCCTTTAAATAATTTGATTGTAATGGGCTTGTTAGATTAGAAAAGAAACCGAATGATATCTTCTTTGTCGCGTGCACGCTAATTCATTTCACAGATAAACCAATTCTCTGCGGTGGAGCGAGTGAAATCGAGAGGATTCGCGAGAGATCGATCTAATCTAATCAAACCCTAGCGTACGAAGATGCCGAAGAAGATGGGAGTCAACAGCAAGGCGGAGGTCGCCAGATCCCGCAAGAACGCGGCCGAGGCGGAGCAGAAGGATCGCCAGACCCGCGAGAAGGAGGAGCAATACTGGCGCGAGGCGGAGGGCCCCAAATCCAAGGCGGCGAAGAAGCGGGAGGAGGACGCGGAGAAGAAGGCCGAGACCGCCGCCAAGAAAGCCGAGGCGAAGCGCCTGGCGGAGCAGGAGGAGAGGGAGCTGGAGAAGGCTCTGAAGAAGCCGGATAAGAAGGTCATCCGCGTCTCGGCGCCGATCCCGAAGGTGACGGAGGCGGAGCTGGTCAGGAGGCGCGAGGAGGAGCAGGCGGCGGTGGCGAAGAAAGCGGAGGAGTCGAAGAAGAAACAGGCGCGCATGGCGGCGGAAGAGGAGTACGAGAAGATGGTGTTGGTGTCCAATACGAATCGCGATGATTCGATCATTGACGCGCGTACCGTTGACGAGGCGCTCGCGAAGATGAGCGTAGCGGATAACCTCCCCGTTGATCGCCACCCGGAGAAAAGGCTCAAGGCTTCCTTTAAGGTTTAGTCTATGGCTTCTTTATGTTTGATGTTTGATTGAAGATGAGAATTGTTTGATTGATTGATGAGTATTTGTATAGGCTTATGAAGAAGTTGAGATGCCAAGGCTGAAGGAGGAGAAGCCAGGTCTTACTCACACTCAGTACAAGGACTTGATTTGGAAGATGTGGAAGAAGTCTCCTGATAACCCTCTTAACCAGGTTAACTAAAATAACATTCAGCTCAGCCTTTTGTTCAACTGTTTGAGAAGTAGTATGAATCATATGTCTAGTTGATAGAATAGAATAGGGATTGTTGAAAACAATTGGGGAAGCTGAACTATATGCGTTGAACAGGCTGCTGCTGCTGTTGAGTGAAATGCAACTCGTAACCAGAACAAGGGAAGGTCTCGTAAGAAGGGNNNNNNNNNNNNNNNNNNNNNNNNNNNNNNNNNNNNNNNNNNNNNNNNNNNNNNNNNNNNNNNNNCTGCTTTGGGCATATTTTGCCTGACATTGTAAAAACTCTATGATATAAGTAGTAGGTAAAACTGGATAGATACATCTTGAGTACTGTCCTTGTTGTATGCGTCCATTAAGCATTCACTCTTTGCGTTTATTGAGTTCGAATTTGCGTCTAGAGAAATATGCCTTGTCTTTCATTTATTTTCCTCTGCCGTTTAGAAACAGCAGGTAGGTAGTAAACCTTAACAAAACAAAACTCTCTCAGACCGAGAACCCAGCTAGCTAGATAGTCACATGAAGAAACACATATCAGCAGGAGGTACCTTTGTGTAGACACAGTTACTTGGAACATGGTTCAGTCGAGCTCATAGTCAAGCAATCTATGTGTGTTTCTTTGTAACTTGAAACTCCACGGGTTCCTCATGTGCATAGGTGATGTGCTGTGTAAGCGTTTTAGTGATAGCTGGTTGCCAGAACAACACACATAGATTAGACACTAGGGATGATCCTTCTCCTTGCGCTTTTCTCTCTAACCAGGAAACGAGAGTTTTGTTAGAAACTTTGATTAAGGCTATTTAACCTCTCCAGAACCTTTTTCTGTGTGCTTTACTTGGGCAAATCTGTGATAGGATCCTCATGTTTTTCAGGTTCCACATTTTTTACAAAATATTAATAAGTTATATACTATTTTTTTTTGAAGAAAACCAAACCACGCTATAATTGAGTTGTGCCAAACAAAAAAAGAAAGTTATTGACAGAGTTGTCTGAAAGTCAAAAACAGTGACATTGTGCCTGCATCTCGTGTTCGAAGTCGTTAGGCGAATCTGCAAAGAAAAGTTATAGAATCCCTAAAGTTTACTTTTCTGATGGAGAAGAAGAAGACTACTGGAATAAAAATAAAAATATTAAACACATTTTTCTTGAAGATGACGAAAAGTGTTCACATGTCTTCTTCTTCTTCCTTTCTCCATTCGCATACCATTCCTCTCGCCGTCTTTCCGCTGTAGTTTTGGTACTTCTCCATTCTCCCTTTTTCGTTAAAGTTCCATTCTTTTAGTTTCCCCCTTTTATTCTTCTTTAGTAGTACTACTACTACTACCCTTTTCTCCTTCTTCCTCTTCAATTTTTCAATGAAGCTCAAGGTTCATTTCTCTCTCTCTCTCTCTCACTTGGTGTTATTCTTAAGATCTTGTCTTCACTTATTGAGTTTTGGTCTGAAATCATCTTATAACAGGGACTTGGAGCTGGGCTGATATCTGTTTGGCTATCTGGGTTTCTCCTAATCGCTCTCTCCTTCTACGGCACTCTTCTTCTCTCTCCTTCTCTCCATAACCCTTCCTTCTCCTCAGATTCTTCAGTTTCTCCCAGGATCACCATTTTCACTGCCCTCCATGACTCCTCCTCCTCCTTTGATAGCCAAGCTATTCATTCATGGCTAGCTTTGTCTTCCCAAGTCAAAATTGTTCTGTTTACTCAACACAACAACAACTCTTCCCTCACCGACACTTTTGGTTCCCGTCTTCTCCTTGATTCCACCGTCGATTTCACGTGAGCTCTTCCTCTTTTTCTTGCAATCATTGGTTCCGGAACTGATTCTTGTGTTCTTTTTCTTACCTTAACTGTTAGGTTTCTTGGCACTCCGTTTCTACACTCAATGCTGGCGAGAACCGAAGCTTATGCATCCGACATAGCTGTCCTAATAGATCCACACACTCTTCTTCTACCAGATTTCATCTCCGCTCTAAACTACGCTGACCACGAGCTTGATCGTGATTGGCTTCTCGTTTCTTCCTCAGTAAACATTCCTCGTTTCCCTTTCCACTGGGACCAAACAGGACGCTTCTGGCGTCAGTACAATGGGAAAAGAGTGAGATTCGGTGAGGTAATGAAAGAAAACAAACTTTTTATTGGTAAATGATTCTCTGATCCCTCAAATCAAAATCTTTGTTTTCTTTAAACAGTTGCAGAAGATGATAAGTCTACGAAGTTTGCAGTCGAATTCTAGTGAAGGAAGCAACATGATTATGGCGTGGAACAACGTTGATTCCCCCTTGCACTGTGGAGTGCTTCCTCCTTTTTTGTACCAAAGAGGAACTCACAATCAATGGATCGTTAACGAGGCTTTGTCATGTAAAAGAAGGTTTGTGTTCGACGCTACTTCCACCATTTCTAGCGTCTCCATAGGCAATGCAGAGAGGAAGTATGATACAAGAAGCTGGGAGTATATAGGAAACTCTCATCTCGGGAAGCTCTACGGGTCCTTGTCCAAGTCTTATGCTTTACCAAAGCTTTTGAAGTGTAACAAGCGTTACATACTCGTTACTGCTTCAGATGGCTTTAGGACGCGAGAGAAGATCTCAGCTTGTATCAGCAGAAGCAAATCAAGAAGCTTGAAGTTGGAACCTGTAAAGAAAGATCAGGCAGTGTCACCGTTGAAGTTACCTTATGACCTTGAGTCTCTTCTCCCGTTAGTTGCAGACAAGAACAGAACCGTTGTGCTTTCAGTTGCTGGGTTTAGCTATAAGGACATGCTGATGAGTTGGGTGTGCAGGACACGCCGCCTCGCTGTTCCAAACTTCTTAGTCTGTGCACTTGATGACGAAACTTATCAGTTTGCTATATTGCAGGTAAACACAAAAAGTATCTTTCTTGTTACTACATTGAAGAGAGTTTCATAACCAAGTTGGGTGTTGTGTTCAGGGTCTGCCAGTTTTCTTTGATCCATACGCACCAAAGAACATTAGCTTCAATGATTGCCACTTTGGATCAAAGTGTTTCCAGAGAGTGACCAAAGTCAAGTCAAGAACAGTTTTGAGGATACTAAAGATGGGCTACAACGTTCTCTTGAGCGATGTAGATGTGTATTGGTTCAGAAACCCGTTGCCTCTGCTTCACTCTTTTGGTCCTTCTGTTCTCGTTGCGCAGTCTGATGAATACAACACAACAGGTGATATATGATGACATGAATCCAATGTTCAAGAAATGGTTAGGCTGCAATTAGACGTTTTATAGGAGATTACCGATTAGGCGGATGTGTAGACTGATTTGTTGAATGTTTTGTTTGTGTCTTATTTGCCGTCTAGGCGCTGTCTAAACCGATTTTTATAACATTAGTTGGACCGACCTTTGTTCAAAAAGACTAATGAATTGTTGGTTTTGTTTGGTTTTTGCAGTACCGATAAACCGACCAAGACGGTTGAACTCAGGATTCTACTTCGCACGTTCAGATGAACCAACGATAGCAGCAATGGAGAAAGTGGTTAAACATGCTGCAACCTCTGGTTTATCAGAGCAGCCTAGCTTCTACGATACACTGTGTGGAGAAGGCGGAGTCCACCGTTTAGGAGACGATAGATGCGTTGAGCCAGAGACGAATCTGAGCGTTCATTTCTTGGACAGAGACTTGTTTCCTAACGGAGCTTACGGAGACATATGGCTGAAGGAAGATGTGAGAGGAGAGTGTGAGAAGAAGCATTGCTATGTTTTACATAATAACTGGATCAGTGGGAGACTGAAGAAACTTGAACGCCAGATGATGAAAGGTCTCTGGGACTATGACGCATCCATGAGGATGTGTGTGTAGAGGATAAAGATAAAGAGTAAAGGTTATACAAAAACAAAAAATTATACGTTATTTGAAGCCATCTTAGTTTTGAGTATAGTTATACAAAAAAAAATGTATTTATTTGTTGTATTGTTTTATGAAATAGTTTTAGGATATATGAACTTGCAAGCAGCAAGTTATTTGGAATGAAACATTTATAGGATGTTGGTGATATTGTACTCACTACGCTCATATGTTTTCATTTGTCAGCCTCGGATTTAGATTGAAGTTCTATACAAATGCTACGTTCAATATTTTCATTTGTTATAGGTAGTTCATATCTAATAGAAATAGATATTATACGACGATATAATTGACGTTTTGACCAATGTTTATCGAATCTGCATATTCATTCTTATAAAGGCAAGTTATGTGAGTGCCTAGTAAAATATCTACCCACTTGTAAATATCAAGAATTTTACGACATTAATGAAAATCTTCGTGGTCGTTGTGGCTTTTCAAGGGACCGGGTTGCACAAGACACGACAATGGAAAAGTATCAAATAGCGTTTGCTAGAGGAAACGAAAGAAAATAAAAAACTCATATTATTGTTTCTTAATGGAAAAGATATCTAAAACTTTTGCTGTGGCACTGAAAATGATATCTCTTTATATACATGAAACGAAGAAGAAGAATCTACCGTAGATCATCGACCGTAAACTTATAACCATACTTGTCTAGTTCCATCCAAGTCCGCTTGTCAAACAAAATGGAATCTGATTTGTCCTATGAAGTTTGCACCTTTTTCTTTTCTATTTCTTTTTCAGATTCACAATAATATTTCCAAAAATATATAACGTCGGCCAAATAGTTTTTCGAAATAAAAATAATGATCTAATAAACTTATGGACACACACGCACTAAAAGAGAATATACCAAACATATTTCCTCGGTTCACACGCCTTTGCATTTCATGAAAACACACTCTCTCTATATATAAAGTGTTGAATCTTATATTAGCTTTGGCTTGAACAAAAGCCATACACATCAAAGCAATGGCCACCGTTAAATTCCTCTGTAGCTACGGCGGGAGAATCATCCCTCGTTATCCCGACAACAAGCTACGTTACCACGGCGGCCACACACGTGTCCTCTCCGTACAACGCTCCATATCTTTTGCCGGTAAGCTTCTTTTTCTCTTCCCTTTCAAGTTCTTTGTCTCTCTATATCTGACGGTGTTTATTAACAGAGTTGGCGGTTAAGCTCGGCGAGGTATGCGGGATGAAGGTGAGCAGTCTCCGGTGTCAGTTACCAGCGGATGATCTCGACGCGCTTGTCACCGTATCATCGGACGAGGATCTAGCCAACCTCATGGAGGAATATGATCTCGCTGCGACGGCGCTTAAGATCCGTGTTTTCCTTTCTCCTCCGCTTTCAACGATGTCGTCTTCTTCTTCGTCGAACTCATCAACCTCTCGCTCTTGCTCTCCTTCGTCTCCGTCAACTGTGAGCCCGAAAACATGTCCGGTCTGTGTAGAGAGATCGCATCATCGCAACACAAACAAGGGATGCTACGTTCAAAGAAGTCCGAGCCGTGATCAGTTCTATCTTGTCCGCAATTGAAACTCATCACTTACACTGTGGCAGTGACTAGAATTCTTGAATTCTTAGGAGTTTTTTATCTTAACACCGTGAGGATCAGTTTCGGATAAGGCAGAAGTGAACTCGAGAGTTTCTGTTTTATGTAATTGTAGGACCGCGAAGATCATGAAAATCAAGAAACAGAATCGAGATAATATAAGGTTGAAAAACTTTTAAGAAATGGTTAACTAAGATGAATTCAGAGAGAATATGGTCTGACCAATGATATGACCAAAGAGGTATCTCAGCAGTTTCTCTCTGTCACAGTACTCTCTTTATCAAAGAAATATCTCAGCAGTTTCTCTTTGATAAAGAGAGTACTGTTCTTTCAATTACCTCCCACTGGGAGAGATTATACTTACCTTCCTCCCTTTGGGAGAGATCACTTTTATCATCCTATCTTTTGGTAGTGAGAAACATTCCCGCATCTTCCCTCTCCATGAGAGGTAAAACGTCTCCGGTGTTCAAGCCGGCATTGTGCTCTTCCTTGTTGGAGCGAAGCTCAGCCTTTATGGCACTGGCTCTGGCCTTTCGAGCGTTTACGGACCATTAAATGGTCTTTGGGGTTAAAGAAAGCGGTTTTCAATTCTGCCCTCCTCCAAATCTCATCTTATCCAAGTCTCGAGGACTGGATTTCATTAGTTGAAGATGCGGCGGCTGCTTGTGTTTTGTCTACAGCTTCAGACATTGGTTTTAGATCTCAGAACGTGTTCTCAGATTCTCTCAACTTTGCCTCCCTAATCATCTCAAATGAATTGGTACACTGCTGTGTAATTCCTCTGATTCTATCAAGTTGTTTTATCTTCTATGTAGTAGTGTCAATGTGATTGTCTTTTAATGTTGTCCTGTTCTGAAACAATTTCTCATTTATGGAGTGTAGCCACTTTTAAGTTTAATGAAATTGTTGTTTGACAAAAAAAAAGAAGATGAATTCACAGAGTTAAGATTTGATCTTTTTCTTTAATTCAATAAATCGTCGATAATGCGTAACGGTTATTTACGATTTTTGAATAACGAGATACAATTGTAATGAGACTATTTTGCAATTGTAATGAGATTATTATTGAGAAAAAAAATAGAGAAATCAAATAAAAACAGAATATGCTATATATCTTCTTCTTTTTTTTTTGAGAAAAGGCATTGAATATGCTATATATCGTGCGTGAATTGCCCCATACATTTGAACATCTTGTTAATCGTCTACATTTGAACCAGTGTGTGTGTGTGTGTGTGTGTGTGTGTGTGTTAAATTAATATGCAAGACATCCAAGAAGCAAGGATAAGATATTGCGTACACCACTTTGCAACAATCTTTTCCTAACCACCTGAAATCATTGTCCGCCGCTAATTTCAACGAATCGTGACATCCCGGCACTGTATCTATGGCGGAACAATAATTCGCAGCAGCTACTTCCGATTGTTGGAATACCAATGCCATGAAGATTAGGGCTGACAAGAAAAACATCGAATTAGATGGTTTCTTATTCATTTTTTTGGAGGGTTGAAAATGACTA includes:
- the LOC106300728 gene encoding 60S ribosomal protein L27a-3-like; this translates as MTTRFKKNRKKRGHVSAGHGRVGKHRKHPGGRGNAGGMHHHRILFDKYHPGYFGKVGMRYFHKLRNKFFCPIVNLDRLWSLVPEDVKAKATKDKVPLIDVTQHGFFKVLGKGHLPENKPFVVKAKLISKTAEKKIKEAGGAVVLTA
- the LOC106300858 gene encoding coiled-coil domain-containing protein 124, with protein sequence MPKKMGVNSKAEVARSRKNAAEAEQKDRQTREKEEQYWREAEGPKSKAAKKREEDAEKKAETAAKKAEAKRLAEQEERELEKALKKPDKKVIRVSAPIPKVTEAELVRRREEEQAAVAKKAEESKKKQARMAAEEEYEKMVLVSNTNRDDSIIDARTVDEALAKMSVADNLPVDRHPEKRLKASFKAYEEVEMPRLKEEKPGLTHTQYKDLIWKMWKKSPDNPLNQAAAAVE
- the LOC106300857 gene encoding uncharacterized protein LOC106300857 isoform X1, whose amino-acid sequence is MKLKGLGAGLISVWLSGFLLIALSFYGTLLLSPSLHNPSFSSDSSVSPRITIFTALHDSSSSFDSQAIHSWLALSSQVKIVLFTQHNNNSSLTDTFGSRLLLDSTVDFTFLGTPFLHSMLARTEAYASDIAVLIDPHTLLLPDFISALNYADHELDRDWLLVSSSVNIPRFPFHWDQTGRFWRQYNGKRVRFGELQKMISLRSLQSNSSEGSNMIMAWNNVDSPLHCGVLPPFLYQRGTHNQWIVNEALSCKRRFVFDATSTISSVSIGNAERKYDTRSWEYIGNSHLGKLYGSLSKSYALPKLLKCNKRYILVTASDGFRTREKISACISRSKSRSLKLEPVKKDQAVSPLKLPYDLESLLPLVADKNRTVVLSVAGFSYKDMLMSWVCRTRRLAVPNFLVCALDDETYQFAILQGLPVFFDPYAPKNISFNDCHFGSKCFQRVTKVKSRTVLRILKMGYNVLLSDVDVYWFRNPLPLLHSFGPSVLVAQSDEYNTTVPINRPRRLNSGFYFARSDEPTIAAMEKVVKHAATSGLSEQPSFYDTLCGEGGVHRLGDDRCVEPETNLSVHFLDRDLFPNGAYGDIWLKEDVRGECEKKHCYVLHNNWISGRLKKLERQMMKGLWDYDASMRMCV
- the LOC106300857 gene encoding UDP-D-xylose:L-fucose alpha-1,3-D-xylosyltransferase 3 isoform X2 gives rise to the protein MLARTEAYASDIAVLIDPHTLLLPDFISALNYADHELDRDWLLVSSSVNIPRFPFHWDQTGRFWRQYNGKRVRFGELQKMISLRSLQSNSSEGSNMIMAWNNVDSPLHCGVLPPFLYQRGTHNQWIVNEALSCKRRFVFDATSTISSVSIGNAERKYDTRSWEYIGNSHLGKLYGSLSKSYALPKLLKCNKRYILVTASDGFRTREKISACISRSKSRSLKLEPVKKDQAVSPLKLPYDLESLLPLVADKNRTVVLSVAGFSYKDMLMSWVCRTRRLAVPNFLVCALDDETYQFAILQGLPVFFDPYAPKNISFNDCHFGSKCFQRVTKVKSRTVLRILKMGYNVLLSDVDVYWFRNPLPLLHSFGPSVLVAQSDEYNTTVPINRPRRLNSGFYFARSDEPTIAAMEKVVKHAATSGLSEQPSFYDTLCGEGGVHRLGDDRCVEPETNLSVHFLDRDLFPNGAYGDIWLKEDVRGECEKKHCYVLHNNWISGRLKKLERQMMKGLWDYDASMRMCV
- the LOC106298875 gene encoding uncharacterized protein LOC106298875 encodes the protein MATVKFLCSYGGRIIPRYPDNKLRYHGGHTRVLSVQRSISFAELAVKLGEVCGMKVSSLRCQLPADDLDALVTVSSDEDLANLMEEYDLAATALKIRVFLSPPLSTMSSSSSSNSSTSRSCSPSSPSTVSPKTCPVCVERSHHRNTNKGCYVQRSPSRDQFYLVRN